aaaaaaaaaatattttttatttttccctacattttaaaataattacaaaaaggaTTACCTTTTCTAGTTTTAAAATTATATGTGGTTGTATTTTGGATAATGGATTTTGCAGCTTGGTTTTGAGTTTGTGTGAATTTAGAAGAAATCTAAAATATAATTCGTACAAACTAAagtcaaaaatctaaattttataCTCTCATACACAAAGTATGAAATTAAAAATGTAGAAAacaataaaatgatatttttcaacTAGTCtgtattaattttgaaaattaaaataataagggAATATTTTTgcaattatataaaaaatttaaaaataaaaaatgatttcaCAATCAATATTGTCAAAACTTTTcattattgttcatttatttattcaaattttgtaaaattgaaaaattagctaacttttttttataattttttaaaaaaactaaaatgatAGAAATGAAAAATGTTTTGAACAAGTAAACAAACCCTAAAATTTTGGGTGTAACTTATCACGATACTATgtcataacaaaaaaaataaaaaataaaaatcatatataagtatttttaggtgcttgaatttttcatatttatagtaAACTCAATAATATTTGTCCATTTTCGTATTTCAAGAATTTTAGACTCACTAAATTTAAAATGCTCACAAATTTGTTATTAAAGTAacatatattttatcatttaGGCGTGACGGAATTAAATATTATTGATCTCTTAATTTCCATAAATATGAAAAGGTCATTTTACTTTGTACAATATTATGTTGGTAtatttacataaaataatattttaaaaattttaaaatagtattagAGATTttaagataccaatttcaagatatatacatgtagcatattgcatatcatataagcatggagtatatcattatcatgtgcgtTGTACTTTTGGttagattgttcttatgttgctcaagtatctcttattctcaaatatatttcatattaatcttgtttaaaaattttaccttcagtcagttggctgagcttatggtcagtcggctgacctatcCTTTCTCCTTAAGGCGTTTGTTCAATTAGTCGACTTCAGTTAGCCAACTGAGCTtatggttagtcggctgacctttgtttttgtttttttgttttttttatttcatatgagttcccaagcttcatatatcttaatactttctaatttaagccttgtatgattcattcattcattgaggccaacaatttccattagtttcaataagataagcattaataagtttgaataattttatctttattctctatttcaattttgtttAATATTCatgtatgattttccatagatttgatatcaattgaaattgaaggatttagtcatagtatttcatcttggtacctaTACTTTCTTGGATCCAGATGGTTTaataagggatgtttcttttacttttcatacttgtttagttttcacaccctttttttttaatggacattcgaactttatatgtcccttttttttttacataggtagcatgtggCGTGAGTGTAAGCACTAGCATAGTTTTTAGAGGCTTTTATAAAGTAtctcatgtaaagattctttttctttgtattctcaaccccattaaattctatgtcttctttatttaaagacattctttgatTCGTCAACGATTCCaagtgtttcgtcgacgaagccacgtggccaaccACCTGTATATacgcaaaaatcagatttttggcgAGAAAACCTTCCCTTCTctgttttctctctctagaatttggatcctttgccttctctctacaatttcggCTTCGTTTCTCCCCGTTTCATGAttaagtaggttattttaaggTTTATATGGTTAATAGACTTTTTTGAACCCATATCTtatgttagatgaaaatatactaaagtttgagttgattaaactagggtattgtgattttagggtttgggtttttaagCACCATAGACATGAGTTGAGGATCCCAGCGAGTGTTTTCTCAAGAACTCAGGTAACgttaataaataatttatagtttagaattttatggatgaAAGAATTATGTGAGCCTGGGAAAAAGGTGAGTATAGTTGTTATTTTGAGTtaggttgattgaattaggaaatgtacattatttcagggttttggagtttGGTACGTTGCGGGCATAAAATTAAAGTGGGAGTCAGGCTTTCCAGtcagttaggtaagagaaatatgttatgctagttaaatcaaaaaattttaccaaaaaagtgtagtatatgtttatgggtttccagagtaagaaattatacaattttacagattaTAGTTAATGAGTATTGTTTACTTGTATGACATGAGAAATATTGGTACAGTATAGTAATCTAcatagattttacagaattatgcttatatagtttcataaaattatgttacacagaatatacagttttatttacagagctatgactattcagtattttacagaactatgatttatacagtttatatagatattacagttttattcagatatacaattttcataataccatgatatatagattacagtaccatgatatacatattacagaaccatgataaaAAGATATTACAGAACTATAACATAcaaatattacaatttatacagaTAAATTTTTACAACGTTATGGTTAATACAACTtcatagaatcatggttattatagTTGAATAGAGTCATGGTAAACCAAtaagatatataataatattatatagtatcaaaccctgatgtgACAAatcagattacagagcatggtaccgtagctatataatatagagtgcaaccacatattttagATAGTGTGTGAATTTTACGAGTAGTCGATCGTGCTTTGGGAGAGatgagattgcaggctccccggTAGTCTGAGTTGAGGCGGTCGATCTGACAATAGAGGTTTCAGTTGAGTTATCTTGGTAGTCCAACCAGTGATAAGTCTCGTctatggaccgcacaaccctgtcataaaaaggttataaatcatgatatacaaccatccagggaagtttttacaattatataaaaaaattaaaaattaaaaataaagctTTTTCACAAGCAATATTGTCAAAACTTTTcattattgttcatttatttatacaaattttgtaaaattgaaaaattagctaattttttttaaatcttttttaaaaagtaaaatgaCAGAAATGAAAAATGTTTTGAACAAGTAGACAAACCCTAAAATTTTGAGTGTAACTTATCACGATACTATgtcataacaaaaaaaaaattaatttttaaaaatcataaatatgtatttttaggtgcttgaatttttcatatttatagaaaacTCAATAATATTGTCCATTTTTGTATTTCAAGAATTTTAGACTCAATAAATTTAAAATGCTCACAAATTTGTGATTAAAGTGacatatattttatcatttaGGCGTGACGGAATTAAATATTATCGATCTCTTAATTTCCATAAATATGAAAAGGTCATTTTACTTTGTACAATATTATGTTGGTAtatttacataaaataatattttaaaatttttatatataattcaCATTTTTTGTCtttgaggaaaaaaaaatttgtatgccTTTCAAAATCATGATCCACTCACTctacaaaaataatttaaaaattttttatgaacttaaaaaataatgaataattaaaaattatttatactCAAAAGtgcaagttaaaaaaaaatatcaagacagagaaaaaggaaaataaataaggaataatTAAAAGTTCTTTATATTTGAAAGggcaaattaaaaaaataaaaatatcaagacagagaaaaagtcacaataaaataaaataaatcaaaataaattaattgtCCATCAATAATTTACTTCTGATATTGTAGACcaaaaaataaaacattcttTCCATTATTATTCTCATTAtcattactatttatttattattgttattaattattaattactGTTAACGTTCATGTTTCTCAcacgcctttttttttttagctagATTCACACGGTTTCAAGGAGTCGGCGTCCGAGATCACAGAAACGTGGCGCGACTTGATTGGGTTCCTACGCTTCGGGCAGGGCCACCAGTGCCCAGCCTGGCATTGGCTGGACAAATCTTGCCTACAACCGTAATGCCCAATGATGGTTGGCTGTCACCGTAACCTTTGCATCTCCTTAGACCAAGATCCTTCCTAATTCAAAACGTTACTCTCGTTTGGTTTGGCTCCATAAATAGTAGCATTTTCCATTgtgccaaaaaataaaataaaaattttttattccttattttaatttttttaaaatttatgataagaataaaaaaatttattttctattattttaaaatttttaatatattttcaatgGGTGAAAAATAAGGTgacattttttaaattattttaattttaaaaaaataaaattatttttcataactaaaaTAATCATTAAATTTGAAAGTTGTTCGAAAAGAGTATAAgtaagttttcattaattttagataCCTgctttgtaattattttttagttctaacatattagaaaaaattataaaagatTGTTCATTGgtagtaattattatttttattatatatatatttaaaaattatttttttgaatcaaAAGTTATGTGTATAAATATGAATTTCATATCTTTTATTTAAAGGGACTATTTTgacaaaaattattataaatttaattaCTTTCTCAGGTTGAATTTTCAAGCTCcaaatctaaaaaaataaatgtaaaacaTGGGTAAGAATTTCTATTTTATAGTAATACAAATATTAATCACCATGGGCAACCATGTTCTAATTGCAACAACCAAGAATGTTGTCCTCACATGTTTGTCTGCTTGGGGATTGGCGATACCAAGCCGATTGCACCAGATGCAATCCCTTGCGTCCGCAGAGAAGCAGAACCACGGGGACGCCGCGGGCCTTTTAAAACACCCAGAACGTTGCTGGCCTCTTTCTCTCCAAGTGTGCCGCTTGCCAGTGAAGAAAGAAACTCTGCTTCAGTTTTCCACCGATTTTGTGCCTCGGCGACTCAGTCCGCCCGAGTTCAGACTCATTCATCCTTTTCCTCTGTAAGCAGACGTTATCTTCCTGCTTTTCCAATGTGTTTCCACATGCCGTTGATATTTGCTTGTGTTTTCCTGTTCTGTAGTGTTTAATCTACAGTTTCTTTTATTGGATCCATACCCAGTTGTATTTGCTCATGCATGAGATAGTAAATcgttttttttaaatattaaaataagggTAGATTGATAAAATATATGCAATGTGTGTTCAAGAACGATTTGGGTGCGTTAGATTTGCTGCGTTGTGACGATCTACTAGATTTGTTCCTGGATTCTTGCCCATGAAAAAGATTAAAGAGTATTagcattttcttttcttttctttcttcagCGATTAGAGGGGTTAATGGTCTAGACTGGGAGTTTTTATAATCAGTGTTTTCCTCATATGAAACGTGTTATGAGGTTTCCTTTAAAAGCTGCTGAAAAGTCTGAAATTTGTTACTTTCGGGGTTTGGTTCTTGAATGATTGTACTGTAAAGGTCAGGTCAGGTCTTTTGGTGTATGCCTCATGGTGAAATGTTTTAcagtttttatttattgattaattttttttttgcattgaTCCGTTTTGCTTTTgcctttgttttttattttttttttcttctatatttcCCAAATGCCTAGTGGGGGTAGTCTGTTTATCTTCCATTTCATATGAATTTGATCGTTATATTATATAGAGATTAGAGAATTTCAATTCATTAGAtcctttattttcctttcctgATTGGTGTAAGTTTCTTGTATCAGCAATGGAGAACATCAAATCTCCATTCAGAGGAATTGCAAAGGATGTCCGGGGAAGAGCATCGTGCTATAAAGAGGACTGGATCACTGGAATTTGTTCTGGAATTGGGTATTTTGCTTGCTTTGGTTTGGAACAGATTTTGATTTGTAGAACCCAGTTCTGGGGTTCCACTGTTTAACTCAATATTTCCCCCCTTATCTATGCTAGGATATTGGCGCCAACTACATATATATTCTTCGCATCTGCACTTCCTGTTATTGCCTTCGGCGAGCAACTGAGTCGAGATACAGGTTAATATCTGTAACTTGATATTTAGTTTTATCTGGTAAGATTTTGTGAATTGCAAAATCTGAGAAGATTTAATTTACTGGAATGGAGCTGAGTTATTGAAAGGCCTAACTTTAATGTTCAAATTAATCATAAATTTTACTCTCTCTTTTTACTCTCaatgttttgttttgagaaaactgAGATTCCAATATaacaaatttattttcttttccttggTATTTTAGCAACCAAATGGAATAGAAACAGAACAATTTTTTTACTACCCTCTTCTCACCTTTTGAATTCTAAAATATCATGGATGAGCTtgaaattttatgtttttatgcATGTAGATGGAAGCTTGAGCACTGTGGAAACATTAGCTTCTACTGCTATTTGTGGTATCATACACTCGATACTTGGCGGCCAACCTCTTTTAATACTAGGAGTTGCAGAACCCACTGTTATAATGTACACCTATCTGTACAATTTTGCCAAGGGAAGGGAGGATTTAGGACGGGAACTGTTCTTAGCTTGGGCTGGATGGtaaccaaaactctctctctttctctctttctcttcctcccTCTCTTACGCGCACACATACACTACTATTGGGTTTTTGTGATTTTGATCTTTGATATGCTCTTGATATTTGTTTTAAATTACTTCCACAGGGTTTGTGTCTGGACAGCTCTCCTTCTGTTCCTTCTTGCTATATTTAATGCTTGCGCTATCATCAATAGATTTACAAGAATTGCGGGCGAGCTCTTTGGCATGCTGATTGCTGTTTTATTCATTCAAGAGGCTATCAAGGTACAGACACCTTAGAAAATAATACAGATGGTATATTTTAGCACAGTTGATAGGTTGTTTGACTGTGGACGAATGTTTGAATTGAAGGGAGTTGTAAGTGAGTTTGAAGTTCCCAAATCTGAAGACCCTACAAAAGAGAAGTATCAATTCCAGTGGCTTTACATGAATGGGTTACTTTGTATCATATTTTCTTTTGGCCTTCTCTACACTGCCTTGAAAAGCAGAAAGGCAAGGTCATGGCAGTATGGCACAGGTATGTGAACTGAGTAACTTGCATCATTAGGTTTAGTACAGCTCTTGTCCGGAATCTAAAATAATATCATGGTCTGCAGGGTTCTTGAGAAGTTTAGTTGCAGACTATGGGGTTCCTCTAATGGTCTTGGTGTGGACAGCGCTGTCATTTAGTGTGCCAGGCAAAGTCCCATCTGGAGTTCCTCGAAGGCTTTATAGTCCTCTTCCTTGGGAATCTGCATCAATATATCATTGGACAGTGATCAAGGTAAACTTTCTATAAAATGTTCAATTTGTTTCATTACCATTGCTCTGTTCATCACAAGAGGGACATTCCTGTCCCCACATTCCCCAAAAAATGTATGATTCAAAAAGTTTCATTTGCTATCATGAACTTATAGCGGGCTTATATGCATTATCTTTTAGGTTTCATCTATTTTTTCATTAATGAGAAAGAAATACCTGGTTTCACAATTATTGCGAGGTAATAGTGTTGCTCTCTGTGTCAAAAAGAACTGGAGTTGCCACATGCTTCTGTTCATGCTAAGAAAAGTATTTGTGCACGTGTCCCAAATTTCCATTATGGTTAGGGACAGTTGGAAATAATGGAAATCTTACTAGTAAAAGCTGTTGACTAGTTGCAAACTGAGCCGTATCATTGCATAGTTTTGACAATGAAATGATTTCCTTGCAAACAAGTTTGAGTCTTCTGTACCTTTTATTTGGTTGAAGATTGCATTCCGCCTATTCAGGCAGATTCATGACAAAATATATTTAGTAACAATGTAACATATGTCACGTGCTCAAATTGCAGGATATGGGGAAGGTGCCTTTGGCATACATATTTGCGGCCTTTATTCCAGCTGTGATGGTAGCAGGCCTTTATTTTTTCGATCATAGTGTTGCATCTCAGATGGCACAGCAAAAGGAATTTAATCTCAAGAAACCTTCTGCTTATCATTATGACATATTTTTGCTGGGACTTATGGTACGTATCACCAATTTCCAGTATATTTTCCATGTTGCAAtctaaatttcatcaaaattagCATTTCTAATTTGAATCAATGGTCAGACACTGCTTTGTGGATTGTTTGGGCTGCCTCCTTCCAATGGTGTCTTGCCACAGTCCCCCATGCATACGAAGAGCCTTTCTGTTCTTAAAAGACAGGTGGGAGTGTGGAAGTTCAAATTTAGTTTTGGTGTTACTTGTTATAGTTGTTTGTAAGTGGGCTGGTTTTGACGCCAACACAATTGATTCTTTGCAGTTGATTAAAAAAAAGATGGTAGAGAGTGCCAAAGAAAGCATAAAATCGCAAGCTAGCAACTCTGAGATCTACGGCAGGTTGCAGGCTGTGTTCATAGAAATGGACAGCGCAGTTGACACTCCAATTGTAAGCTTTTTAATCAAAATAAACTATGTAAAAGAGGATATCTTTAGTTCAAGTGGGTTCACTTATTGCTTGTTAATCATATAAATGGAAAGAAGAAAATTTGCTTCTAGGATCCTAATCCATTCCCCGCACCTccccccctcccaaaaaaaaaggCATATAAAGGAGAGAATTTAAAACATGATGAGTATAGTACCTGCTAACTTCAGAATAATGAAGTACTATTTGTTATCATTCCGTAATGGTATCATGGGCTTTTTTACAGAGTGCAACAGTGATAAAAGAACTGAAAGACTTGAAGGAGGCAGTTATGAATAGTGAAGATGAAAAGGGAAACACCAATACATTTG
This window of the Malania oleifera isolate guangnan ecotype guangnan chromosome 6, ASM2987363v1, whole genome shotgun sequence genome carries:
- the LOC131156985 gene encoding boron transporter 4-like, whose product is MENIKSPFRGIAKDVRGRASCYKEDWITGICSGIGILAPTTYIFFASALPVIAFGEQLSRDTDGSLSTVETLASTAICGIIHSILGGQPLLILGVAEPTVIMYTYLYNFAKGREDLGRELFLAWAGWVCVWTALLLFLLAIFNACAIINRFTRIAGELFGMLIAVLFIQEAIKGVVSEFEVPKSEDPTKEKYQFQWLYMNGLLCIIFSFGLLYTALKSRKARSWQYGTGFLRSLVADYGVPLMVLVWTALSFSVPGKVPSGVPRRLYSPLPWESASIYHWTVIKDMGKVPLAYIFAAFIPAVMVAGLYFFDHSVASQMAQQKEFNLKKPSAYHYDIFLLGLMTLLCGLFGLPPSNGVLPQSPMHTKSLSVLKRQLIKKKMVESAKESIKSQASNSEIYGRLQAVFIEMDSAVDTPISATVIKELKDLKEAVMNSEDEKGNTNTFDPMKHIDAYLPVRVNEQRVSNLLQSLFVAASVCAVPIIKKIPTSVLWGYFAYMAIDSLPGNQFWERMLLLFISPGRRYKVLERVHASFVESVPFKYIATFTLFQFVYFLVCFGVTWIPIAGILFPLPFFLLLSIRQHILPKFFPPRHLWELDAAEYEEIAGTPRPSLSFNLREAEAPSFVDENRGLDICDAEILDELTTSRGELKLRTVSFNERRGQVHPGDKSVK